The following proteins are encoded in a genomic region of Nocardioides sp. cx-173:
- a CDS encoding glycoside hydrolase family 6 protein: MIRRALVVLVTLAAALTLAAPAPAPASPRIEDTNPLAGRAWGVYGGRAELAWEPYVRATGWRKKLLAKIALRPKAKWFGGWIPDDKIAGKVREYVANATGGDPEVMVSMSVFRMRPWERTACQRLPTKEEKASYRRWINRFARALGDTHTMLVLQPDGPFALCAPGGSKVPSRLIAWSARVLSALPNTHVYLEAGASDWLRVDEAVQLLVDMGVGHTRGLALNTTHYDSPEANIRYGAEVADRLAARGMPGKKVVVDTSQSGRPFTYQDWRRNPQDRDYANAAPCRNRTQVRCVTLGIPPTADVTDPATGLSAEVRELAGHYVDAFVWSGRPWLFMQTEPFLLRRALNIARTTPY, from the coding sequence GTGATCCGCCGCGCGCTCGTCGTCCTCGTGACGCTGGCGGCCGCCCTGACGCTGGCGGCGCCAGCACCAGCGCCGGCCTCCCCCCGCATCGAGGACACCAACCCGCTCGCCGGCCGCGCCTGGGGCGTGTACGGCGGTCGGGCCGAGCTGGCGTGGGAGCCGTACGTGCGCGCGACCGGCTGGCGCAAGAAGCTGCTCGCCAAGATCGCGCTCCGGCCTAAGGCCAAGTGGTTCGGCGGCTGGATCCCCGACGACAAGATCGCGGGCAAGGTGCGCGAGTACGTCGCCAACGCGACAGGGGGCGACCCCGAGGTCATGGTGTCGATGAGCGTCTTCCGGATGCGGCCGTGGGAGCGCACGGCGTGCCAGCGGCTGCCGACGAAGGAGGAGAAGGCCAGCTACCGGCGCTGGATCAACCGCTTCGCCCGCGCGCTCGGCGACACCCACACGATGCTGGTCCTGCAGCCCGACGGCCCCTTCGCGCTCTGTGCGCCGGGCGGCTCGAAGGTCCCCAGCCGGCTGATCGCGTGGAGCGCGCGGGTCCTCAGCGCGCTGCCCAACACCCACGTCTACCTCGAGGCGGGCGCCTCCGACTGGCTGCGCGTCGACGAGGCCGTGCAGCTGCTGGTCGACATGGGCGTGGGGCACACCCGCGGGCTCGCGCTCAACACCACCCACTACGACTCCCCCGAGGCCAACATCCGCTACGGCGCCGAGGTCGCCGACCGGCTCGCGGCGCGCGGCATGCCTGGCAAGAAGGTCGTCGTGGACACCTCCCAGAGCGGCCGGCCGTTCACGTACCAGGACTGGAGGAGAAACCCCCAGGACCGCGACTACGCCAACGCCGCGCCGTGCCGCAACCGCACCCAGGTCCGCTGCGTCACCCTCGGCATCCCGCCGACCGCCGACGTCACCGACCCGGCGACCGGTCTCTCCGCCGAGGTGCGCGAGCTCGCGGGTCACTACGTCGACGCGTTCGTGTGGTCGGGCCGGCCGTGGCTGTTCATGCAGACCGAGCCGTTCCTGCTCAGGCGCGCGCTCAACATCGCCCGCACGACGCCGTACTGA
- a CDS encoding carbohydrate ABC transporter permease, which produces MSTRRMRPFGAGGPLTYGIALVVVALTLGPVVYGALGGFRSNEQLATDPAGLPDPWLLKNYNGVFANPDFWRYALNSTAIAVITTVVAVVCGVMAAYPLARYQFRLREPLFMVFVLGLLFPAAVAIIPLFILVTRDLEMGNTWWGVALPQAAFWLPITVVILRPFLMAIPKELEEAALMDGASRVGIFWWLMLPLSRPGLVTVAVLAFVGSWNAYLLPLLLLQQDMRTLPLGVADYSTEHSADTAGVLAFTSIAMIPALVLFLALQRRIVGGLQGAVKG; this is translated from the coding sequence ATGTCGACTCGTCGGATGCGCCCCTTCGGTGCCGGTGGGCCGCTGACCTACGGCATCGCGCTGGTGGTCGTCGCCCTGACGCTGGGACCGGTCGTCTACGGCGCCCTGGGCGGCTTCCGCAGCAACGAGCAGCTGGCCACCGACCCCGCCGGGCTGCCGGACCCCTGGCTGCTGAAGAACTACAACGGCGTCTTCGCCAACCCCGACTTCTGGCGCTACGCCCTCAACTCCACGGCCATCGCGGTCATCACCACCGTCGTCGCCGTTGTCTGCGGGGTGATGGCGGCCTACCCGCTGGCGCGCTATCAGTTCCGGCTGCGCGAGCCGCTGTTCATGGTGTTCGTGCTGGGGCTGCTGTTCCCGGCGGCGGTGGCGATCATCCCGCTGTTCATCCTGGTCACCCGCGACCTGGAGATGGGCAACACCTGGTGGGGCGTGGCGCTGCCGCAGGCGGCCTTCTGGCTGCCGATCACCGTGGTGATCCTGCGCCCGTTCCTGATGGCGATCCCCAAGGAGCTCGAGGAGGCCGCCCTGATGGACGGCGCCTCGCGGGTCGGCATCTTCTGGTGGCTGATGCTGCCCCTGTCCCGGCCCGGGCTCGTGACCGTGGCCGTCCTGGCCTTCGTCGGCTCATGGAACGCCTACCTGCTGCCGCTCCTGCTCCTGCAGCAGGACATGCGTACGCTGCCCCTCGGCGTCGCCGACTACTCCACCGAGCACTCGGCGGACACGGCCGGCGTCCTGGCCTTCACCTCGATCGCGATGATCCCCGCCCTGGTGCTGTTCCTGGCGCTGCAGCGGCGGATCGTCGGCGGTCTGCAGGGCGCGGTGAAGGGATGA
- a CDS encoding NAD(P)H-dependent flavin oxidoreductase, translating into MRTPLCEEFGIEYPIFAFTPSEHVAAAVSRAGGLGVLGCVRFNDAEDLERVLTWLDDHTEGKPYGVDIVMPMTIPTEGTSMDLGAMIPEEHRQFVDQTLLKLGVPPLPEGEDREGVLGWLHSVARSHLDVALQHRPVLIANALGSPPVDVIEKCHEHGIKVAALAGAAKHALSHVANGVDIIVAQGYEAGGHTGEVASMVLQPDIVDAVGPDVPVLGAGGIGSGRQVAASLALGSQGVWMGSIWLGTQEYQLMGAANSEAWETAFTRATSSDTVRTRVYTGKPARLLKTKWTQAWEEEGAPAPLPMPLQNLLVAQAHHRISAANDPDVISMPIGQIVGRMNDVRPVADVMADLVAEFEETVRRLGEI; encoded by the coding sequence ATGCGGACGCCGCTGTGTGAGGAGTTCGGGATCGAGTACCCGATCTTCGCCTTCACGCCCTCCGAGCACGTCGCCGCCGCGGTCTCTCGCGCGGGCGGCTTGGGCGTGCTGGGCTGCGTGCGCTTCAACGACGCCGAGGATCTCGAGCGGGTCCTCACCTGGCTCGACGACCACACCGAAGGCAAGCCGTACGGCGTCGACATCGTCATGCCGATGACGATCCCGACCGAGGGCACCTCGATGGACCTCGGGGCGATGATCCCCGAGGAGCACCGGCAGTTCGTCGACCAGACGCTGCTCAAGCTCGGCGTGCCGCCGCTGCCCGAGGGCGAGGACCGCGAGGGCGTGCTCGGCTGGCTGCACTCCGTGGCCCGCTCGCACCTCGACGTCGCGCTGCAGCACCGGCCGGTGCTGATCGCCAACGCGCTGGGCTCGCCGCCGGTCGACGTCATCGAGAAGTGCCACGAGCACGGCATCAAGGTCGCCGCGCTCGCCGGCGCCGCCAAGCACGCGCTCAGCCACGTCGCCAACGGCGTCGACATCATCGTCGCGCAGGGCTACGAGGCGGGCGGCCACACCGGCGAGGTCGCCAGCATGGTGCTGCAGCCCGACATCGTCGACGCCGTCGGGCCCGACGTACCCGTGCTCGGCGCCGGCGGCATCGGCTCCGGGCGCCAGGTCGCCGCCTCGCTCGCGCTGGGGTCGCAGGGCGTCTGGATGGGCTCGATCTGGCTCGGCACCCAGGAGTACCAGCTCATGGGCGCCGCCAACAGCGAGGCCTGGGAGACGGCGTTCACGCGCGCCACCAGCAGCGACACCGTGCGCACCCGGGTCTACACCGGCAAGCCGGCCCGCCTGCTCAAGACCAAGTGGACTCAGGCCTGGGAGGAGGAGGGCGCGCCCGCGCCGCTCCCGATGCCGCTGCAGAACCTGCTCGTCGCCCAGGCCCACCACCGGATCAGCGCCGCCAACGACCCCGACGTCATCTCGATGCCGATCGGCCAGATCGTGGGCCGCATGAACGACGTCCGCCCGGTGGCCGACGTCATGGCCGACCTGGTGGCCGAGTTCGAGGAGACCGTCCGCAGGCTCGGCGAGATCTGA
- a CDS encoding beta-glucosidase family protein gives MTELWRDPTASTDARVADLMPRMTLREKVSQLSGIWWLDPEAGGMAPMLRETLGPQPDWDELIEDGLGQLTRTFGTGPLAPREGLELLAQRQRDVVAANRFGIPAQAHEECLTGLAVWGATIYPSPLCWAATFDPPLVERMAGQIAASMRDLGVHQGLAPVLDVVRDARWGRVEETLGEDPFLVGLVGSAYVRGLESGGVVATLKHFLSYSASRAARNLAPVSAGPRELADVFLPPFEMALRAGARSVMNSYTDIDGVPAAADPELFTTLLRDQLGFEGTVAADYFSVAFLESLHRVAGDLGEAARLALEAGIDIELPSPKAYDEPLRAAVTEGQVDEKVVDRALSRVLRQKCELGLLDPGWAPPEPADVDLDRPESRAVALEVAQRSVVLLANDGVLPLRDGVRVAVVGPRADTPQAMQGCYAFPMHVLVHHPEVEDGVVIRTVREALADTYDISYELGCPVLGGDDADLAAAAATAAAADVCVVVLGDQAGLFGRGTSGEGCDVPDLRLPGRQEELLGALLETGTPVVAVLLVGRPYDVSAFAPRLAGLVCGFFPGEEGAQAIADVLSGRVNPSGRLPVSFPDAGSTQPWTYLSPTLARLTDVSSVDPTPLYPFGHGLSYACATWVSVSGTSGSRWDTDGTTAVEVELANDADRDVSEVVQVYLHDPVSSVVRPVQQLIGAVRVDLAPGERARVRLDLHADLTSLTGRDLVRVVEPGAVELRVGASSEDIRGVVALDLVGSSRQVGHDRVLEPTVSLRSQ, from the coding sequence ATGACCGAGCTCTGGCGCGACCCGACCGCGAGCACCGACGCCCGCGTCGCGGACCTGATGCCGCGGATGACCCTGCGCGAGAAGGTGAGCCAGCTCTCCGGCATCTGGTGGCTCGACCCCGAGGCCGGCGGGATGGCGCCGATGCTGCGCGAGACCTTGGGGCCCCAGCCCGACTGGGACGAGCTGATCGAGGACGGCCTGGGCCAGCTGACCCGCACCTTCGGCACCGGGCCCCTGGCCCCCCGTGAGGGGCTGGAGCTGCTGGCCCAGCGCCAGCGTGACGTCGTCGCCGCCAACCGCTTCGGCATCCCGGCCCAGGCGCACGAGGAGTGCCTGACCGGCCTGGCCGTCTGGGGCGCGACCATCTACCCCTCGCCTCTGTGCTGGGCGGCGACCTTCGACCCCCCGCTCGTCGAGCGCATGGCCGGGCAGATCGCCGCGTCCATGCGCGACCTCGGGGTGCACCAGGGCCTGGCTCCGGTGCTCGACGTCGTGCGTGACGCGCGCTGGGGGCGCGTGGAGGAGACGCTGGGCGAGGATCCGTTCCTGGTGGGGCTCGTCGGCAGCGCCTACGTGCGCGGGCTCGAGTCCGGGGGAGTGGTGGCCACGCTCAAGCACTTCCTGAGCTACTCCGCCTCCCGCGCCGCACGCAACCTGGCGCCCGTGTCCGCGGGCCCGCGCGAGCTGGCCGACGTGTTCCTGCCGCCCTTCGAGATGGCCCTGCGCGCCGGGGCCCGCTCGGTGATGAACTCCTACACCGACATCGACGGCGTGCCCGCCGCCGCCGACCCCGAGCTGTTCACGACCCTGCTGCGCGACCAGCTGGGCTTCGAGGGCACGGTCGCCGCCGACTACTTCTCGGTCGCGTTCCTCGAGAGCCTGCACCGCGTCGCCGGCGACCTCGGCGAGGCCGCTCGCCTCGCGCTGGAGGCGGGAATCGACATCGAGCTGCCCTCGCCCAAGGCCTACGACGAGCCGCTCCGGGCGGCGGTCACCGAGGGGCAGGTGGACGAGAAGGTCGTCGACCGCGCGCTGTCGCGGGTGCTGCGGCAGAAGTGCGAGCTCGGGCTCCTCGACCCCGGCTGGGCGCCGCCCGAGCCGGCCGACGTGGACCTCGACCGGCCCGAGTCCCGCGCGGTGGCGCTCGAGGTCGCGCAGCGCTCGGTCGTGCTGCTCGCCAACGACGGCGTGCTGCCGTTGCGCGACGGCGTCCGGGTCGCCGTCGTCGGCCCGCGCGCGGACACCCCGCAGGCGATGCAAGGCTGCTACGCCTTCCCGATGCACGTGCTCGTGCACCACCCCGAGGTCGAGGACGGTGTCGTCATCCGGACGGTGCGCGAGGCGCTGGCCGACACCTACGACATCTCCTACGAGCTCGGCTGCCCGGTGCTCGGCGGCGACGACGCCGACCTGGCGGCGGCCGCGGCGACGGCGGCGGCGGCCGATGTCTGCGTCGTCGTCCTGGGTGACCAGGCCGGGCTCTTCGGCCGCGGCACCTCCGGCGAGGGCTGCGACGTACCCGACCTGCGGCTCCCGGGCCGCCAGGAGGAGCTGCTCGGGGCGCTGCTGGAGACCGGCACCCCCGTCGTGGCGGTGCTGCTGGTCGGCCGCCCGTACGACGTCAGCGCGTTCGCGCCGCGGCTGGCGGGGCTGGTGTGCGGCTTCTTCCCCGGCGAGGAGGGCGCCCAGGCGATCGCGGACGTGCTGTCCGGCCGGGTCAACCCGTCCGGCCGGCTGCCCGTGAGCTTCCCCGACGCCGGCTCGACCCAGCCGTGGACCTACCTCTCGCCGACCCTGGCCCGCCTCACCGACGTGAGCAGCGTCGACCCCACGCCGCTCTACCCCTTCGGTCACGGCCTGTCCTACGCCTGCGCCACCTGGGTCTCCGTCAGCGGCACGTCCGGATCGCGCTGGGACACCGACGGCACCACCGCCGTCGAGGTCGAGCTGGCCAACGACGCCGACCGTGACGTCTCCGAGGTCGTCCAGGTCTACCTGCACGATCCGGTCTCGTCGGTGGTCCGCCCCGTCCAGCAGCTGATCGGGGCCGTCCGGGTCGACCTGGCGCCGGGGGAGCGGGCCCGGGTGCGCCTCGATCTCCACGCGGACCTCACCTCCCTCACCGGCCGCGACCTCGTGCGGGTGGTCGAGCCGGGAGCGGTCGAGCTGCGGGTCGGTGCGTCCAGTGAGGACATCCGCGGCGTCGTCGCCCTCGACCTCGTCGGCTCCTCGCGCCAGGTCGGCCACGACCGGGTGCTCGAGCCGACGGTGAGCCTCAGGTCCCAGTGA
- a CDS encoding crotonase/enoyl-CoA hydratase family protein: MSSQDVTRESTEPAPHCLVEQVGHTLVVTMNRPEARNALSGEMLAIMGEAWDRVNSDDSVRVCILTGAGGYFCAGADLKAMDSRPPSASFDSGDFDPSVIKPLLKGFRLTKPLIAAVEGPAVAGGTEILQGTDIRVAGASARFGVTEARWSLYPLGGSAVRLIRQLPYTVAAELLLTGRTMTASEAKEVGLIGHVVPDGTALAKAHELADLIAANGPLAVQAILRTMRDSEGKHEDDCWADDARVGAAVFASNDAKEGPRAFAEKRAPQFTGT, from the coding sequence ATGAGCAGCCAGGACGTCACCCGCGAGTCCACCGAGCCCGCCCCGCACTGCCTCGTCGAGCAGGTCGGCCACACCCTGGTGGTCACGATGAACCGCCCCGAGGCCCGCAACGCGCTGTCCGGCGAGATGCTCGCGATCATGGGTGAGGCGTGGGACCGGGTGAACTCCGACGACTCGGTGCGCGTCTGCATCCTCACCGGAGCCGGCGGCTACTTCTGCGCCGGCGCCGACCTCAAGGCCATGGACTCCCGACCCCCGTCGGCCAGCTTCGACTCCGGCGACTTCGACCCCTCGGTGATCAAGCCCCTGCTCAAGGGGTTCCGCCTCACCAAGCCGCTCATCGCCGCGGTCGAGGGCCCGGCCGTCGCCGGTGGCACCGAGATCCTCCAGGGCACCGACATCCGCGTGGCCGGCGCGTCCGCCAGGTTCGGCGTCACCGAGGCCCGCTGGAGCCTCTACCCGCTGGGCGGCTCCGCCGTGCGCCTGATCCGGCAGCTGCCCTACACCGTCGCCGCCGAGCTGCTCCTCACCGGCCGCACCATGACCGCTTCCGAGGCCAAGGAGGTCGGCCTGATCGGCCACGTCGTCCCCGACGGCACCGCCCTAGCCAAGGCGCACGAGCTCGCCGACCTCATCGCCGCCAACGGCCCGCTCGCCGTCCAGGCGATCCTGCGGACCATGCGCGACTCCGAGGGCAAACACGAGGACGACTGCTGGGCCGACGACGCCCGCGTCGGCGCCGCCGTCTTCGCCTCGAACGACGCCAAGGAGGGCCCCCGCGCGTTCGCCGAGAAGCGCGCGCCGCAGTTCACTGGGACCTGA
- a CDS encoding LacI family DNA-binding transcriptional regulator codes for MTGQTNGQTNGQTDGRGEDEMTERRSSNGRVTMQQVASEAGVSVSTVSKVINGRYGVASGTSAQVFEVVNRLGYEASLVARSLRNSRTNVLGVLVADFEPFSTEVLKGAADAIRGTGFELVAYSAGGRVDEHVGWERRYLSRVMGTLVDGAVLVTPTVTDVQYDGPIVAVDPHTGRSSLPTVTADNLQGARLGVDHLLQLGHRRIGMVTGRPDLISARLRERGYREAHAAAGVPVDESLLRLGAFEADQAGDAARELLALPQPPTAIFAANDASALATLEVAAQLGIEVPERLSVVGFDNIPDSALSRPPLTTVQQPIRQMGHDAVEMLVALVAGEELAHTHVTLETTLVRRHSTAAPGGTS; via the coding sequence ATGACCGGCCAGACGAACGGCCAGACGAACGGCCAGACGGACGGCCGCGGAGAGGACGAGATGACGGAGCGCCGCTCGAGCAACGGTCGGGTCACGATGCAGCAGGTGGCATCGGAGGCGGGCGTCTCGGTGTCGACGGTCTCCAAGGTGATCAACGGCCGCTACGGCGTCGCGAGCGGCACCTCGGCCCAGGTGTTCGAGGTCGTCAACCGCCTCGGCTACGAGGCCAGCCTGGTCGCCCGCAGCCTGCGCAACAGCCGCACCAACGTGCTCGGCGTGCTGGTCGCCGACTTCGAGCCGTTCAGCACCGAGGTGCTCAAGGGGGCCGCCGACGCCATCCGCGGCACCGGCTTCGAGCTGGTCGCCTACTCCGCCGGCGGCCGGGTCGACGAGCACGTCGGCTGGGAGCGGCGCTACCTGTCGCGGGTCATGGGCACCCTGGTCGACGGCGCGGTGCTGGTGACGCCCACCGTCACCGACGTGCAGTACGACGGGCCGATCGTCGCGGTCGACCCGCACACCGGGCGCTCCAGCCTGCCGACCGTCACCGCGGACAACCTGCAGGGCGCGCGGCTCGGCGTCGACCACCTCCTGCAGCTGGGGCACCGGCGCATCGGCATGGTCACCGGCCGCCCCGACCTGATCTCGGCCCGCCTGCGCGAGCGCGGCTACCGCGAGGCGCACGCGGCCGCCGGCGTGCCCGTCGACGAGTCGCTGCTGCGCCTGGGCGCGTTCGAGGCCGACCAGGCCGGCGACGCGGCCCGCGAGCTGCTGGCACTGCCGCAGCCGCCCACCGCGATCTTCGCGGCCAACGACGCCTCCGCCTTGGCCACCCTGGAGGTCGCCGCGCAGCTCGGGATAGAGGTGCCGGAGCGGCTCTCGGTCGTGGGGTTCGACAACATCCCCGACTCCGCGCTGTCGCGCCCGCCGCTCACGACGGTGCAGCAGCCGATCCGACAGATGGGCCACGACGCGGTCGAGATGCTGGTGGCGCTGGTCGCCGGTGAGGAGCTCGCCCACACGCACGTGACCCTCGAGACGACGCTCGTCCGACGTCACTCCACCGCCGCCCCGGGAGGCACTTCATGA
- a CDS encoding acyl-CoA synthetase: MALNIADLFEHAVDAAPDNRALKVGERVVTYGELERDANRLAHYLASRGIGAGDHVAVYAKNSVEHVVAVLAVVKVRAVNINVNYRYVEGELNYLFDNADVVALIHERTYAPLVAACAPNHEKLTTFVAIPDALDPDNVADLSPFGGVTIEAALEGQSEERDFGERSPDDLHIIYTGGTTGFPKGVMWRHEDFWRVLGGGIDFYTGEPLAEYDQSKQATEPRMVTFPLSPLMHGGAQAGLLMHLFAGHLTVLEPKFDARRTWEIIEREQVQLIFMTGDAMARPLIEEYERKAATGTPYDGSSLFAISSSAAIFSPPVKERWMAAFPNSVFTDSVGASETGFQGMGMQDRNAISHDGPVVGLGPASVVIGDDDHVLDLATNVGRIGRLGRGGSVPVGYYKDPEKSAKTFLEIDGERYSVPGDFARIETDGRVTLLGRGSNCVNTGGEKVYPEEVEMAIKGHPAVYDCLVVGIPDDKYGQAVAAVVQPREGETVELEDLRAFLRASLSGYKLPRALTLVPEIPRNATGKAQYPKAKQMALATRSGQTAEVPDADAAV; encoded by the coding sequence GTGGCCCTGAACATCGCCGACCTCTTCGAGCACGCCGTCGACGCCGCGCCCGACAACCGCGCCCTGAAGGTGGGGGAGCGAGTCGTCACGTACGGCGAGCTGGAGCGCGACGCCAACAGGCTGGCGCACTACCTGGCTTCGCGAGGCATCGGGGCCGGCGACCACGTCGCCGTCTACGCGAAGAACAGTGTCGAGCACGTCGTCGCGGTCCTGGCCGTGGTCAAGGTGCGCGCGGTCAACATCAACGTCAACTACCGCTACGTCGAGGGCGAGCTCAACTACCTCTTCGACAACGCCGACGTCGTGGCGCTGATCCACGAGCGCACCTACGCGCCGCTGGTGGCCGCTTGCGCGCCGAACCACGAGAAGCTCACGACCTTCGTCGCCATCCCCGACGCGCTCGACCCCGACAACGTCGCCGACCTCTCGCCGTTCGGCGGCGTGACCATCGAGGCCGCCCTGGAGGGGCAGAGCGAGGAGCGCGACTTCGGCGAGCGCAGCCCCGACGACCTCCACATCATCTACACCGGCGGCACCACAGGCTTCCCCAAGGGCGTCATGTGGCGCCACGAGGACTTCTGGCGGGTGCTCGGCGGCGGCATCGACTTCTACACCGGTGAGCCGCTGGCGGAGTACGACCAGTCGAAGCAGGCCACCGAGCCCCGGATGGTGACCTTCCCGCTCAGCCCGCTGATGCACGGCGGCGCGCAGGCCGGGCTGCTCATGCACCTCTTCGCCGGGCACCTGACGGTGCTCGAGCCGAAGTTCGACGCGCGGCGTACCTGGGAGATCATCGAGCGCGAGCAGGTGCAGCTGATCTTCATGACCGGCGACGCGATGGCCCGCCCGTTGATCGAGGAGTACGAGCGCAAGGCCGCGACCGGTACGCCGTACGACGGGTCCAGCCTGTTCGCGATCTCCAGCAGTGCCGCGATCTTCAGCCCGCCGGTGAAGGAGCGGTGGATGGCGGCGTTCCCGAACAGCGTCTTCACCGACTCGGTGGGGGCCTCGGAGACCGGCTTCCAGGGCATGGGGATGCAGGACCGGAACGCGATCAGCCACGACGGCCCGGTCGTCGGCCTCGGGCCGGCCAGCGTGGTCATCGGCGACGACGACCACGTGCTGGACCTGGCGACGAACGTGGGCCGGATCGGGCGCCTCGGCCGCGGCGGGTCGGTGCCCGTGGGCTACTACAAGGACCCCGAGAAGTCGGCCAAGACCTTCCTGGAGATCGACGGCGAGCGCTACTCCGTGCCGGGCGACTTCGCGCGCATCGAGACCGACGGCCGGGTCACGCTGCTCGGTCGCGGCTCCAACTGCGTCAACACCGGCGGCGAGAAGGTCTACCCCGAGGAGGTGGAGATGGCGATCAAGGGCCACCCCGCCGTCTACGACTGCCTCGTGGTGGGCATCCCCGACGACAAGTACGGCCAGGCGGTCGCCGCCGTCGTGCAGCCGCGTGAGGGCGAGACGGTCGAGCTGGAGGACCTGCGCGCGTTCCTGCGCGCGTCGCTGTCGGGCTACAAGCTGCCGCGGGCACTGACGCTGGTGCCCGAGATCCCCCGCAACGCGACGGGCAAGGCGCAGTACCCCAAGGCGAAGCAGATGGCCCTGGCTACCCGGTCGGGGCAGACGGCGGAGGTGCCTGATGCGGACGCCGCTGTGTGA
- a CDS encoding HNH endonuclease signature motif containing protein — MSTPGPDQSRQLLDGVRAETRAATDAELRRLHLVHDWCALHETHDDADAAFGDHGIPLAGPGAPMISEFAVMELGAALGMSTDSAKRYVGAALEIKYRLPRIWARVEAGQLGFWKARWIAEHTKCLPAAGAAFVDARVAYCAHKVSYAEVERQITTAIARFDPEQAEKLRRQAADGRKLDIHTEAMSLEGTIEINGTLDAQDALDLDAAISRLAADRKAAGSSESLDVRRAQAAGDLARGQETLSLGDQDGGGGFEARFARTSTTEKSIKITRVIDLHVHEAGVFGDPNATLGRCGRKPVLVETIREWCAAPDTTVINVKPVRDLAEHVHVAGYEHPDRLIEQDDLVDHHCVFPWCTRPAERCDHDHVTPYNKGGPTCSCNSAPLCRGHHRLKTHGRWTYDVLDRGTYVWHSPHGDAYRRDHTGTEPLQHQRP; from the coding sequence ATGAGCACCCCCGGACCCGACCAGAGCAGGCAGCTGCTCGACGGTGTCCGCGCCGAGACCCGAGCAGCCACCGACGCCGAGCTGCGACGCCTCCACCTCGTCCACGACTGGTGCGCCCTCCACGAGACCCACGACGATGCCGACGCCGCGTTCGGCGACCACGGCATCCCGCTCGCCGGCCCCGGGGCACCCATGATCAGCGAGTTCGCGGTCATGGAGCTCGGCGCCGCCCTGGGCATGTCGACCGACTCCGCCAAGCGCTACGTCGGCGCCGCCCTCGAGATCAAGTACCGCCTCCCCAGGATCTGGGCCCGCGTCGAAGCCGGTCAGCTCGGGTTCTGGAAAGCCCGCTGGATCGCCGAGCACACCAAGTGCCTACCCGCGGCCGGCGCCGCGTTCGTCGACGCCCGGGTCGCCTACTGCGCGCACAAGGTCTCCTACGCCGAGGTCGAACGACAGATCACCACCGCGATCGCCAGGTTCGACCCCGAGCAGGCCGAGAAGCTACGCCGCCAAGCCGCCGACGGCCGCAAGCTCGACATCCACACCGAGGCCATGTCCCTCGAAGGCACCATCGAGATCAACGGCACCCTGGACGCCCAGGACGCCCTCGACCTCGATGCCGCGATCAGCCGGCTCGCCGCCGACCGGAAGGCGGCGGGGTCGAGCGAGTCGTTGGATGTGCGACGCGCGCAGGCCGCCGGTGATCTGGCGCGGGGACAGGAGACGCTGTCCTTGGGTGATCAGGACGGTGGGGGTGGTTTCGAGGCTCGCTTCGCTCGCACCTCAACCACCGAGAAGAGCATCAAGATCACCCGGGTCATCGACCTGCACGTCCACGAAGCCGGCGTCTTCGGCGACCCGAACGCCACCCTCGGCAGATGCGGCCGCAAGCCGGTGCTCGTCGAGACGATCCGCGAGTGGTGCGCCGCACCCGACACCACGGTCATCAACGTCAAGCCCGTGCGCGACCTGGCCGAGCACGTCCACGTCGCCGGCTACGAGCACCCCGACCGCCTCATCGAGCAGGACGACCTGGTCGACCACCACTGCGTGTTCCCCTGGTGCACCCGACCCGCCGAACGCTGCGACCACGACCACGTCACCCCCTACAACAAGGGCGGACCAACGTGCTCCTGCAACTCAGCACCCCTGTGTCGCGGACACCATCGCCTGAAAACGCACGGCCGCTGGACCTACGACGTCCTGGACCGCGGCACGTATGTCTGGCACTCACCCCACGGCGACGCCTACCGCCGCGACCACACCGGCACCGAACCACTCCAACACCAGAGACCCTGA